TAAAAACAATGCCTTACGACCTCGCCAAATTGCCCATCTCAACCCTGCTGAAACCCGTCGCCGACGCCAGCAGCGCCCTTGCCCGTCTCGACGAACGCATCGCCCGCTCCCCCGTCGGCCCAGGCTTCCTAGAACGGCAAAACTTCACCGACGCCTGCGCCTCCCTCTGGATCGACGGCGAACTCGTCCATCTCGAAGACCTCGTCCTCCACGACGCTCTCCGAGACATCCGTACCCCAACCCACGAACTCACGATCGCCCGCGACGTTTTACGAACCCGCCGGCGCATCGCCGACCACCCACCCGCCTGGGCTTTGTCGGAAGAAGGCCTGCGCGGCCTGCGCCGGCCGTGGGCCGGGGCATCTTTGGGAGAGGGAGGCACCGGCGTGGCCGACCAGCCCACCGCGGGTGAAGTGGTTGACGGGGGAGGGGAGGGGCTGGAGGACAGGGAGGAAAACGGCGAGGCCGGCGAAGATGTGCTGGATGCCGAGCTCGCCGCCATTGACGCGCTGCTCGCCCGCTCCGAAGCCGCCATCGAACAGGCCAGGAAGCCAGGTCCCGCCAAAAGCGCTCCCGGCTCGGGCGCCGGCCGGGAACGCGACCCTCTCGTCTACGATCTCGACTGGGATGAGGATGCGCGGCTGGAGGAATGGCGCGCCGTGCTGCGCCAGGCGCAGGATTTTCCGGCGGTGCTGCAGGCAATCGTCGCGCTCGACGCCTGGAACGAGATCGGCGTGCTGCAGCATGCCGCCTGGATGGGCCGGCTCCTGGCCGCCTCCATCCTGCGCCAGGGTGGTGTGACCACGCAAAATCATCTAGTCGCCATCAACCTCGGCCTGAAAACGATTCCCGTCGATCGCCGTCGCCATCGCAACCGGGAAACCCGGCTGCTGGCCATCGCCCAGGGGTTTTTGGCGGCCGCCGAGATCGGACTCAAGGAGCATGACCGGCTGGCGCTGGCGCGAACCCTTTTTGAGCGCAAGCTGGCGGGACGCCGCGCCTCGTCAAAACTACCCGAGCTAGTGGAACTCGTCATGGCGAAGCCATTGGTGTCGGCCGGGATGGTGGCAAAGACGCTCGAGGTGACGCCGCAAGGGGCGCGGCGGATTGTATTGGAGCTGGGGCTGAGGGAGATGACCGGGAGGGGGAGGTTTCGGGCGTGGGGAGTAATGTAGCCAGCCTGTCTGCGATTGCGCGCGGCGCTGTGCTAAAGGAGCAAGCGGGTCCACACGCTGTTACCGCTGATCGCGGCGTGCGAAAAGCTGCTTGTAACCCGGCAGACAGGTGCAGTATTCGGCATTTTCGATGCCTATGATACTGACAACATGGGACGTGCTTTCTGGAGGAATGCGCATTCGACCGTCGCGCAGTGCCCGGAATAGGGCCTCCCTGTGACCCTCAGCTCCCAGGCTATCAGCAGTAACCGGATGAAGAACGAGATCGAGCGACCATGCCGGTTCGACACCCATGATCGCATTGGCACGAGTACGGCCGCGTTTCTCGTCTATTACCGGGAAGAGGCCTCTCGCGCTTGCGAGCGCGATCGTCGCCGCTTCTCCGTCATCGAGCGAAGGCGAAACTGAAGTGAGTTCGAAGAACATCTCAAATTCCTGATCCGTGAGATCAAGCAATGAGACGTGTCCAGCCGCAGAAAGTGCACCCAGGAACGCCTCCTCGCCGTTGCGACGGCTCGTCTCGTTTTCAAGCTCGCCAGCTACGACGTTCGCGACGATGATCGGATTGGGAATCGAAGTGAGGATATCTACACCGCACCGGGTGGCATGCAGGTTGATCAGCACGCTGGTATCGAGAACCAAGGGGACGTTATTGTCACTCAGGGAATTTGAGTAGGTCATCCGTCTCTTTTTCCTCAAGCTCGATTTCGTCGACGATCTCGCGCAGCTGCAGCCTAGTGATTTTCAGGAGTTCGGCGAGTTGCCCCTCAGACATCAGCTCGCGCTTCCAAGCCGCATGTGCCATCAAACTCATTCGTTGTGAGACCAACCGATCTGCATCGGCCTTACCGGCGTCGCGCCGGTCTGCGGCGCTTCCGAGCACTTCTCGTGCGTGCTCATCCGTGATACCTCCGTTATCTTCGAACCAGGACCACGTTCCCTTCTTCACAAGTCCCAGCTCTTCCAAACGCAGAACACAGGCTTGGCGAGAAATCCCGTATTGGTCAGCAAGGAGGATGACGAGGCGGCGCGTCGTCTTCCCAGTGATCTCCTTCAGTTCTCGAAAGCTCTCGCCAAAACTCTCCGCCGGCGTGACGAAAGCGCGGCCGAAGGCATTTGCGTAGCGCTCGTCCCGCGACAGAAATTTCTCATCCTCTTCTAGGACCTCAGGAATTTGCCGCGTCCCATAGAAATGCCCCGTTTCGTGTGCCAGGGTCTGAACCCGACGAGGCAGCGGATGGTTTGCGTTCAGAAGAATGCAAGCGCCCACGTTTTCATCGTAAGTGAACAAACCCGCTACCCGAGACCGTGAAGAAAGGCGCCGCTGGTAAAGGCGAATGCCAAGCCCCTGCTCCACGATGGAAAAGATATCTGCGATCGGGCCCGATCCTAGGCCGAGCCAGTCTCGAAGCTCTTTCGCATGGGATTCCCCTAAAGCGACTGCGTCACCCTCGTTGACGCCCCGTTCCGGAGGATAGTTTCGGCGGCGCTGTATACCGAGAATGTTTTCAAGCTCCACGTCTGCTTTAATGAGCTCGTTGAGCAGCCGTATTGCCTCTAGCGTATGTTCGTCTTCCGTCTTCCGCAGCTTGCGGAACCGCGGCATCAGGTCCGTATGGACGGCCTCGCGTCGCAGCAGTGCATTTACCGACACGCCGTAGTGGCGAGCCAAGGTCTGGATCTCTTGGATGCGAACGCGCCTTACGCCCTTCTCGATAGAGACCAGCGTCGGTCGAGAGACGCCGATGAACTGCGCAGCGTCATCTTGGCGAATATCGGCGTTCTCACGGGCAATCCGGAGCCGGCGACCGATTTCTTGCGCGCTCAGCTCATTTAGAACGGTCATAGCGGCCTCCGCCCATCCAGCTGTTCAAGAAGCTTTTTTCACCTTGCGCGGACAAGAAAGTCCGCCATTCTTGGGCATGCGTCATCAACATTATTCTCAGGTTTCGAAGAGTTTGCTCATAGGCCTCACCAGTCGCGGCGGCAATCTGTGAAGCGAATGGCCGTAACGCTGCATCTGCCAATGCGGACATCGTGGCGAGGTGGTCGAGATGGCGGGCCCCCACGCTTCCGTATTCAACCATGATGTCGCGATCAGCGTCGTCGGTGATGCTCGCGAGCGCCGAATCAACTTCCGAAGCGGATAGATCCGAGACGACATAGGTGTCACTCGGCTCTACGATTTCTGCGGCGTGAAGACTCATTCGGCGCAAAAGGCAGGCAGCGCAGAGACCGCATTGCCGCCGGTGCTCGGCATTGACGATCCTGCGCGTCTGCCAGCACGAACGGGTATTGATCAAATGCTGGTGTTTCCTGCCTGGCAAACCTAGGAACGCCTTCATCGTCTCACCTTTGGTCGACCATAGGCGTGGCTGTTCGAATTTTATGCTGCAGTCGAGCAAGGCCCGAGTGAACCGCTCCATCTTTCTGAAGAATGCCGGAAAATTCCGGTAATCAGTGTAGATATTGTAGAGCGGCACGAGAACCGGTCCGAGAGCACCTTGTCCGCTCTCGGGCACGATGATCCTGCTTATATTGGAAAGATGCGAAGCAATTGTCGCCATTGCCGCGAACTGGAAACCACGAGATCGGAAGCTACTCTCCTTGCCCTTGAAGCCTTTCACTCGGAAAGGAATCTGAGTGAAGTGGCTGTCGCCATCCATCCGGCGCTGCTTAGTGCTGGCAACACGGATACATAGTGCCTCGGAGGCCGGGCCGCTCAGCGCAGATACTGCACGCGAATCCAATCCGTTGCTGTAGGCGATCGCGAAAGTCTTCGGCTGCTCAAACATAAGCGGGACCTGCCGCCAACCGACTGGGGACGCGTTCGCGGCTTTGACAAAAGTGAAACGCCAGCTGTCGCCGGTCAGAAAGTTCATGGCGCTTCGGAGTGACGACTGCACCTCAGGCCTCGACCAACATGCGTGGTCGATGACAGGGATCGTAACATGCAGATTGCGCAGCCATGATGCCGGTCGCCTCCACCGGCGGTCGGCGAACTCGATCGCGGCTGCCAAGACCATCAGGTCATAGTGTTTGGCGGCAAACCCTTTTACGTCAAAAGTATCAAGAATATCTGGAACGAACTGTATATGTTTGCCTATCT
This Pseudorhizobium banfieldiae DNA region includes the following protein-coding sequences:
- a CDS encoding RHE_PE00001 family protein, giving the protein MPYDLAKLPISTLLKPVADASSALARLDERIARSPVGPGFLERQNFTDACASLWIDGELVHLEDLVLHDALRDIRTPTHELTIARDVLRTRRRIADHPPAWALSEEGLRGLRRPWAGASLGEGGTGVADQPTAGEVVDGGGEGLEDREENGEAGEDVLDAELAAIDALLARSEAAIEQARKPGPAKSAPGSGAGRERDPLVYDLDWDEDARLEEWRAVLRQAQDFPAVLQAIVALDAWNEIGVLQHAAWMGRLLAASILRQGGVTTQNHLVAINLGLKTIPVDRRRHRNRETRLLAIAQGFLAAAEIGLKEHDRLALARTLFERKLAGRRASSKLPELVELVMAKPLVSAGMVAKTLEVTPQGARRIVLELGLREMTGRGRFRAWGVM
- a CDS encoding DNA-binding protein, with amino-acid sequence MTYSNSLSDNNVPLVLDTSVLINLHATRCGVDILTSIPNPIIVANVVAGELENETSRRNGEEAFLGALSAAGHVSLLDLTDQEFEMFFELTSVSPSLDDGEAATIALASARGLFPVIDEKRGRTRANAIMGVEPAWSLDLVLHPVTADSLGAEGHREALFRALRDGRMRIPPESTSHVVSIIGIENAEYCTCLPGYKQLFARRDQR
- a CDS encoding XRE family transcriptional regulator; this encodes MTVLNELSAQEIGRRLRIARENADIRQDDAAQFIGVSRPTLVSIEKGVRRVRIQEIQTLARHYGVSVNALLRREAVHTDLMPRFRKLRKTEDEHTLEAIRLLNELIKADVELENILGIQRRRNYPPERGVNEGDAVALGESHAKELRDWLGLGSGPIADIFSIVEQGLGIRLYQRRLSSRSRVAGLFTYDENVGACILLNANHPLPRRVQTLAHETGHFYGTRQIPEVLEEDEKFLSRDERYANAFGRAFVTPAESFGESFRELKEITGKTTRRLVILLADQYGISRQACVLRLEELGLVKKGTWSWFEDNGGITDEHAREVLGSAADRRDAGKADADRLVSQRMSLMAHAAWKRELMSEGQLAELLKITRLQLREIVDEIELEEKETDDLLKFPE
- a CDS encoding 7-cyano-7-deazaguanine synthase, translated to MDRMKTESHSEVHHEKHLFAVEKGRAARHPELDKAVVAEIGKHIQFVPDILDTFDVKGFAAKHYDLMVLAAAIEFADRRWRRPASWLRNLHVTIPVIDHACWSRPEVQSSLRSAMNFLTGDSWRFTFVKAANASPVGWRQVPLMFEQPKTFAIAYSNGLDSRAVSALSGPASEALCIRVASTKQRRMDGDSHFTQIPFRVKGFKGKESSFRSRGFQFAAMATIASHLSNISRIIVPESGQGALGPVLVPLYNIYTDYRNFPAFFRKMERFTRALLDCSIKFEQPRLWSTKGETMKAFLGLPGRKHQHLINTRSCWQTRRIVNAEHRRQCGLCAACLLRRMSLHAAEIVEPSDTYVVSDLSASEVDSALASITDDADRDIMVEYGSVGARHLDHLATMSALADAALRPFASQIAAATGEAYEQTLRNLRIMLMTHAQEWRTFLSAQGEKSFLNSWMGGGRYDRSK